Proteins encoded together in one Paracoccus sp. SMMA_5_TC window:
- a CDS encoding transglycosylase domain-containing protein has product MKKTTGTGRVVADKRDFGQAPQKRQKQSGGSPPPPPRRPRRGNMLTRGISGLVLLVWRVLWGSLWRLGLTLALILGAASFYYYTTLPEASALFDGRARGSVTMQDSEGRVFAWRGETFGMVSADKIAPVLKNAVVATEDKRFYRHIGVDPQGIASAIKINLSQGRGALQGNGGSTITQQVAKLLCLGESFDPTRWKSEAEFEAECRKSSIWRKIKEVPYALAMEFKYSKEDILNIYMNRSYLGAGARGFEAAAQRYFDKSASQVNAAEAAMLAGLLKAPSYFAPTSNLQRAQDRATVILGLMHDQGYLNDQELAEAKARPAVLSKAAAARAGGYFADWVMEAGPGFLTSETTEDVTIKTTFDQRVQRAAERALQRIFDEKVAKGSKAQAAVVVMSPDGAVRAMIGGRDNTATGTFNRATQAMRQTGSSFKPFVFAAALDQGYGPNDTVLDAPLTINVRGSGPWSPQNYTRRYLGEVTLTRALAQSLNTATIRLQETVGRDAVRRVAQDFGFAANLASGPSLGLGVSESTLLNMTAAYAGIRNGGTAVSPYGLVELRIKGDDQALIGQAGGMGQRVISQKAAGELIGMMQQVIERGTGTRARLPGRPAAGKTGTTSSYRDAWFIGFTGQYVTGVWMGYDDNTPLKGVTGGGLPAEIWQAVMTEIHDGLPVEPLGNFVFDAESAVPQVVSSGEEGGADPLAAALSQALGQGGTAPAPTTPDAQGAVDPLPGAVPPAEAAGTIAADTAAGGPPRFPAETIGTGPEAEMPPADLPADDPLLQALRGIEGVYQE; this is encoded by the coding sequence ATGAAGAAAACGACCGGCACCGGGCGCGTTGTCGCCGACAAGCGCGATTTTGGCCAAGCCCCTCAGAAACGCCAGAAACAGTCGGGCGGATCGCCGCCCCCGCCGCCGCGCCGCCCGCGTCGGGGCAACATGCTGACCCGGGGAATCAGCGGGCTGGTGTTGCTGGTCTGGCGGGTGTTGTGGGGGTCTTTGTGGCGGCTGGGGCTGACGCTGGCGCTGATCCTGGGCGCGGCGAGCTTCTATTACTATACCACCCTGCCCGAGGCTTCGGCGCTGTTCGACGGTCGGGCGCGTGGATCCGTGACCATGCAGGACAGCGAAGGCCGCGTCTTTGCCTGGCGGGGCGAAACCTTCGGCATGGTCAGCGCCGACAAGATCGCGCCGGTGCTGAAGAATGCCGTGGTCGCGACCGAGGACAAGCGGTTCTACCGTCACATCGGCGTCGATCCCCAGGGTATCGCCAGCGCCATCAAGATCAACCTGTCGCAGGGGCGCGGCGCCTTGCAGGGCAATGGCGGCTCGACCATCACCCAGCAGGTGGCCAAGCTGTTGTGCCTGGGCGAAAGCTTTGACCCGACGCGCTGGAAGTCCGAGGCCGAGTTCGAGGCCGAATGCCGCAAGAGCTCGATCTGGCGCAAGATCAAGGAAGTCCCCTATGCCCTGGCGATGGAGTTCAAATACTCCAAGGAGGACATCCTCAACATCTACATGAACCGGTCCTATCTGGGCGCCGGGGCCCGCGGCTTCGAGGCAGCGGCGCAGCGGTATTTCGACAAGTCCGCATCCCAGGTGAACGCGGCCGAGGCGGCGATGCTGGCGGGGCTGCTCAAGGCGCCCAGCTATTTCGCGCCCACATCGAATTTGCAGCGCGCCCAGGACCGGGCCACCGTCATCCTTGGCCTGATGCACGATCAGGGCTATCTGAACGATCAGGAACTGGCCGAGGCCAAGGCAAGGCCTGCGGTGCTGTCCAAGGCCGCCGCCGCCCGCGCCGGCGGCTATTTCGCCGATTGGGTGATGGAGGCCGGCCCCGGTTTCCTGACCAGCGAGACGACCGAGGACGTAACCATCAAGACCACCTTCGACCAGCGGGTGCAGCGCGCCGCCGAACGCGCCCTGCAACGTATCTTCGATGAAAAGGTGGCCAAGGGCTCGAAGGCGCAGGCCGCGGTGGTGGTGATGTCGCCAGATGGCGCCGTGCGGGCGATGATCGGCGGGCGCGACAATACCGCCACCGGCACTTTCAACCGCGCCACCCAGGCGATGCGGCAGACCGGCTCCAGCTTCAAGCCCTTTGTCTTTGCCGCCGCACTGGACCAGGGCTATGGCCCGAACGATACGGTTCTGGATGCACCGCTGACGATCAATGTGCGCGGCTCGGGCCCCTGGTCGCCGCAGAACTATACCCGCCGCTATCTGGGCGAGGTGACGCTGACCCGCGCCCTGGCGCAATCGCTGAATACCGCCACGATCCGGTTGCAGGAAACGGTGGGCCGCGATGCGGTTCGGCGCGTGGCGCAGGATTTCGGCTTTGCCGCCAACCTGGCCTCGGGGCCGTCGCTGGGGCTGGGGGTGTCGGAATCGACGCTGCTGAACATGACCGCCGCCTATGCCGGCATCCGCAATGGCGGCACCGCCGTCAGCCCCTATGGCCTCGTGGAACTGCGTATCAAGGGCGACGATCAGGCCCTGATCGGTCAGGCAGGCGGCATGGGACAGCGCGTGATCTCGCAAAAGGCGGCGGGCGAATTGATCGGCATGATGCAGCAGGTCATCGAACGCGGCACCGGCACCAGGGCGCGGCTGCCCGGCCGCCCGGCGGCGGGCAAGACCGGCACCACCTCGAGCTATCGCGACGCCTGGTTCATCGGCTTTACCGGCCAGTATGTGACCGGGGTGTGGATGGGCTATGACGACAACACCCCCCTGAAGGGCGTGACCGGCGGCGGGCTGCCGGCCGAGATCTGGCAGGCGGTGATGACCGAGATCCACGACGGCCTGCCGGTCGAACCGCTGGGCAATTTCGTATTCGACGCCGAAAGCGCGGTTCCGCAAGTGGTCAGTTCCGGCGAGGAAGGCGGCGCCGACCCGCTGGCCGCGGCGCTGTCGCAGGCCCTGGGTCAGGGCGGCACCGCCCCGGCGCCCACCACCCCCGATGCCCAGGGCGCGGTCGATCCCCTGCCAGGTGCCGTTCCGCCGGCCGAGGCCGCGGGCACGATCGCGGCCGATACCGCCGCCGGCGGGCCGCCGCGCTTTCCGGCCGAGACGATCGGCACCGGCCCCGAGGCCGAGATGCCCCCCGCCGACCTGCCGGCCGACGATCCGCTGCTGCAGGCCCTGCGCGGGATCGAGGGGGTCTATCAGGAATGA
- a CDS encoding MlaC/ttg2D family ABC transporter substrate-binding protein — MPNDTRRGFLGLFGCGLALAAVPAWALDTGEARALIQRSLDEVYAVINSGQPPEQMFKAFEAIFARYADVDIIARSALGPAARGADPAQFAAYRQAFQGYIGRKYGKRFREFIGSKIEVKDARPVKSFFAVTSIAYLKGRSPMEVEWHVSDKSGRSRYFNIIIEGVNMLASERAEIGAMLARRKGDLSALTADLTRAG; from the coding sequence ATGCCGAATGACACCCGCAGGGGGTTCCTGGGCCTGTTCGGATGCGGGCTTGCCTTGGCAGCCGTGCCTGCATGGGCGCTGGACACGGGCGAGGCGCGGGCACTGATACAGCGGTCGCTGGACGAGGTCTATGCCGTCATCAACTCGGGCCAGCCGCCGGAACAGATGTTCAAGGCTTTCGAGGCGATCTTTGCCCGCTATGCCGATGTGGACATCATCGCCCGGTCCGCGCTGGGTCCGGCGGCGCGCGGGGCCGATCCGGCGCAATTCGCCGCCTATCGCCAGGCGTTCCAGGGCTATATCGGTCGCAAATACGGCAAGCGCTTTCGCGAGTTCATCGGCTCGAAGATCGAGGTCAAGGACGCTCGGCCGGTCAAGTCCTTCTTTGCCGTCACCTCGATCGCCTATCTCAAGGGCCGCAGCCCGATGGAAGTCGAATGGCATGTGTCGGACAAATCCGGACGCAGCCGCTATTTCAACATCATCATCGAAGGCGTGAACATGCTGGCGTCAGAGCGGGCCGAGATCGGTGCGATGCTGGCACGGCGCAAGGGCGATCTGTCGGCGTTGACCGCCGATCTGACCCGCGCGGGCTAG
- a CDS encoding MlaA family lipoprotein, producing MLFRILALSGLMALAACAGSQDGAAINDPLEPMNRRVHAFNRGLDAHVVRPLGGAVSSGDDDGGLGRAALTAAGNVGGNLALPGKAVNHLLQGKPAPAVRTTFRFLVNTTLGFGGLLDPAGKDFALPEEDTDFGQTLATWGVGEGPYLELPLIGPSTLRDATGRVIDLAIDPVRQWLNRDQYLIGMGARLASKAGERARFGDSVDSILHESADSYAQTRLIWLQHRRHELGQKGEDIDPYAE from the coding sequence TTGCTTTTCCGCATCCTTGCCCTGTCCGGTCTGATGGCGCTGGCGGCCTGTGCCGGGTCGCAGGACGGCGCCGCCATCAACGATCCGCTGGAACCGATGAACCGCCGCGTCCACGCCTTCAATCGCGGCCTGGACGCGCATGTGGTCCGCCCGCTTGGCGGCGCGGTGTCGTCGGGTGACGACGATGGGGGCCTTGGCCGCGCCGCGCTGACCGCTGCGGGCAACGTCGGTGGCAACCTGGCCCTGCCGGGCAAGGCCGTGAACCACCTGTTGCAGGGCAAGCCCGCCCCTGCGGTGCGCACCACCTTCCGCTTTCTGGTCAACACCACCCTGGGCTTCGGCGGCCTGCTGGATCCGGCCGGCAAGGATTTCGCCCTGCCCGAGGAGGACACCGATTTCGGCCAGACCCTTGCCACCTGGGGCGTGGGCGAGGGGCCCTATCTCGAACTGCCGCTGATCGGGCCCTCGACCCTGCGCGATGCCACCGGCCGGGTGATCGATCTGGCCATCGATCCGGTGCGGCAATGGCTCAATCGCGACCAGTATCTGATCGGCATGGGCGCGCGGCTGGCCTCAAAAGCCGGTGAGCGGGCACGCTTTGGCGATTCCGTCGATTCCATCCTGCATGAAAGTGCCGATAGTTATGCGCAGACGCGGCTGATCTGGCTGCAGCATCGCCGCCACGAGCTTGGCCAGAAAGGAGAGGACATTGACCCTTATGCCGAATGA